The following are from one region of the Nocardioides marmotae genome:
- a CDS encoding ROK family protein, producing MTAQRRGLGTNQEAVRRHNLGTMLRHVHGAGQVSRAQLTALMGLNRSTIADLVLELVSLGVVEQTVPTAARSGAGRPSAGVRLAEVGPYVIAVDLGVDRAVVARVALGGEVVERATAPIPSGGGEAWQVGSTVAGLIRRVVEGAPAAAPLLGVGISVPGLVRRSDGLVRLAPNLEWQDVSFGSIVLAALGVDVPVQLANDADLGALAEHRRGAGVGIDDLIYISGNVGVGAGVITGGVRLEGAGGYAGEVGHLPFAPEGRLCHCGNVGCWETEVGAHAIAEAIGCPESEVVTLGDVLDAYAGPPSALRATGTALGHGLAAIVNAFNPRLVVLGGYLSSLYALVRREVDDALAERALPAPLESVTLALPGLGSDSVLLGAAEIALEPLFADPVAALGTALVDVGGRLAG from the coding sequence GTGACAGCGCAGCGGCGCGGCCTCGGCACCAACCAGGAGGCCGTGCGACGACACAACCTCGGCACCATGCTCCGCCACGTCCACGGCGCGGGCCAGGTCTCCCGCGCCCAGCTCACCGCCCTGATGGGGCTCAACCGCAGCACGATCGCCGACCTCGTCCTCGAGCTGGTGTCGCTCGGCGTCGTGGAGCAGACGGTCCCCACGGCGGCCCGCTCCGGGGCGGGCCGACCGTCGGCGGGGGTGCGGCTGGCCGAGGTCGGGCCGTACGTCATCGCGGTCGACCTCGGCGTCGACCGCGCCGTCGTGGCCCGGGTGGCGCTCGGCGGCGAGGTGGTCGAGCGGGCGACCGCGCCGATCCCCAGCGGCGGCGGAGAGGCGTGGCAGGTCGGCTCGACGGTCGCCGGGCTGATCCGGCGGGTCGTCGAGGGCGCTCCGGCCGCGGCGCCGCTGCTCGGCGTCGGGATCAGCGTCCCCGGCCTGGTGCGCCGCAGCGACGGCCTGGTCCGGCTCGCGCCGAACCTGGAGTGGCAGGACGTCTCCTTCGGCTCGATCGTCCTCGCCGCGCTCGGCGTCGACGTGCCGGTGCAGCTGGCCAACGACGCCGACCTCGGCGCCCTGGCCGAGCACCGCCGGGGCGCCGGCGTCGGGATCGACGACCTGATCTACATCTCCGGCAACGTCGGCGTCGGCGCGGGCGTGATCACCGGCGGCGTACGTCTCGAGGGTGCGGGCGGGTACGCCGGCGAGGTCGGCCACCTGCCGTTCGCGCCCGAGGGCCGGCTGTGCCACTGCGGCAACGTCGGCTGCTGGGAGACCGAGGTGGGCGCGCACGCGATCGCCGAGGCGATCGGCTGCCCGGAGTCCGAGGTGGTCACCCTCGGCGACGTCCTCGACGCCTACGCCGGCCCGCCGAGCGCGCTGCGCGCGACCGGCACGGCGCTGGGCCACGGACTGGCCGCGATCGTCAACGCGTTCAACCCGCGGCTGGTGGTGCTCGGCGGCTACCTCAGCTCGCTCTACGCGCTGGTACGCCGCGAGGTGGACGACGCGCTCGCCGAGCGTGCGCTGCCGGCCCCGCTGGAGTCGGTCACCCTCGCGCTGCCCGGCCTCGGCTCGGACTCGGTGC
- a CDS encoding sugar ABC transporter permease, with the protein MSIEPDISGPTAGGSNGPTRGGASAGPQSAGGFDSDNHQAETLGDSAREYLNRVRGGDMGSLPAIFGLVVLFVIFASLHDRFLTTYNMANLVVQAGSIIVLAMGLVFVLLLGEIDLSAGVAGGAAATITALVMIDYDWPWWLATLVGIAVGAVIGSVIGSLVSLLGIPSFVVTLAFFLALQAVPLKLIGSGGSLRFNDEVLRGLSIKNVPVTVGWTAAGLIVVGFAALWLWRYRTRSARGLVHKPLPLVVIQIVVLAVIVFGLTALLSANRAPNPALFNISGIPWVAPVVIALLLFWTFVLTRTRFGRHLYAVGGNAEAARRAGINVTRIRITAFVICSSMAAVSGLLAASYTGKVSPGSGGGNELLYAVGAAVIGGTSLFGGRGRAIDAVVGGLVIATIPNGLGLLNQASYINFLVTGGVLLLAASVDAISRRRRSAAGV; encoded by the coding sequence ATGAGCATCGAGCCGGACATCTCCGGCCCCACCGCCGGCGGAAGCAACGGCCCCACGCGGGGCGGCGCGTCCGCCGGCCCGCAGTCGGCCGGGGGCTTCGACAGTGACAACCACCAGGCCGAGACCCTCGGCGACTCCGCACGGGAGTACCTCAACCGGGTCCGCGGCGGCGACATGGGTTCGCTGCCGGCGATCTTCGGGCTGGTCGTGCTGTTCGTCATCTTCGCCTCGTTGCACGACCGGTTCCTGACGACGTACAACATGGCGAACCTGGTCGTCCAGGCCGGCTCGATCATCGTGCTGGCCATGGGCCTGGTCTTCGTCCTGCTGCTCGGCGAGATCGACCTGTCCGCCGGCGTCGCTGGCGGCGCCGCGGCGACGATCACCGCGCTGGTGATGATCGACTACGACTGGCCCTGGTGGCTGGCTACGCTCGTCGGCATCGCGGTCGGCGCGGTCATCGGCTCGGTCATCGGGTCGTTGGTCTCGTTGCTCGGCATCCCGTCGTTCGTCGTCACGCTCGCCTTCTTCCTGGCGCTCCAGGCGGTGCCGCTGAAGCTGATCGGTTCCGGCGGCTCGCTGCGGTTCAACGACGAGGTCCTGCGCGGCCTGTCGATCAAGAACGTCCCGGTCACCGTCGGGTGGACAGCCGCGGGGCTGATCGTCGTCGGCTTCGCCGCGCTCTGGCTGTGGCGCTACCGCACCCGCTCCGCGCGGGGCCTGGTGCACAAGCCGCTGCCGCTCGTGGTCATCCAGATCGTCGTGCTCGCCGTCATCGTCTTCGGGCTGACCGCGCTGCTCAGCGCCAACCGCGCGCCGAACCCGGCCCTGTTCAACATCAGCGGCATCCCGTGGGTGGCGCCGGTCGTCATCGCGCTGCTGCTGTTCTGGACCTTCGTGCTCACCCGCACCCGCTTCGGCCGGCACCTGTACGCCGTGGGCGGCAACGCCGAGGCGGCCCGCCGTGCCGGCATCAACGTGACCCGGATCCGGATCACCGCCTTCGTGATCTGCTCCTCGATGGCGGCGGTCAGCGGCCTGCTCGCCGCGTCGTACACCGGCAAGGTCTCGCCGGGCTCCGGTGGCGGCAACGAGCTGCTCTACGCCGTCGGCGCGGCCGTCATCGGCGGCACCAGCCTCTTCGGCGGCCGGGGCCGGGCGATCGACGCGGTCGTCGGCGGGCTGGTGATCGCCACCATCCCCAACGGCCTGGGCCTGCTCAACCAGGCCAGTTACATCAACTTCCTCGTCACCGGCGGCGTCCTGCTCCTGGCCGCCAGCGTCGACGCCATCTCGCGGCGCCGCCGTTCCGCGGCCGGCGTCTGA
- a CDS encoding ATP-binding cassette domain-containing protein — protein MTQPLLELRGVNKSFGVVHVLHDVDFAVHPGQVTALVGDNGAGKSTLVKIIAGIYGRDSGEYVFEGEPVAVHGPRDVAALGVEVVYQDLALCDNLDIVENMFLGREETKGIGLDEVTMEARARETLASLSVRTVKSVRQSVASLSGGQRQTVAIAKAVLWNSKIVLLDEPTAALGVAQTRQVLDLVRRLADRGLGVVLISHNMTDVFEVADRITALYLGRVAADVPTKDVTHSQVVELITAGRSGDLGITNVATATI, from the coding sequence ATGACGCAACCGCTGCTCGAGCTGCGCGGGGTCAACAAGAGCTTCGGGGTGGTGCACGTGCTGCACGACGTGGACTTCGCCGTCCACCCCGGGCAGGTCACCGCGCTCGTCGGGGACAACGGCGCCGGCAAGTCCACGCTGGTCAAGATCATCGCGGGCATCTACGGCCGCGACAGCGGCGAGTACGTCTTCGAGGGCGAGCCGGTCGCCGTGCACGGGCCCCGCGACGTCGCCGCCCTCGGGGTGGAGGTCGTCTACCAGGACCTCGCGCTGTGCGACAACCTCGACATCGTCGAGAACATGTTCCTCGGCCGCGAGGAGACCAAGGGCATCGGCCTCGACGAGGTCACCATGGAGGCCCGGGCGCGCGAGACGCTCGCCTCGCTCTCGGTGCGCACCGTGAAGTCGGTGCGCCAGAGCGTGGCCAGCCTCTCCGGCGGCCAGCGGCAGACGGTCGCGATCGCCAAGGCCGTGCTGTGGAACTCCAAGATCGTCCTGCTCGACGAGCCCACCGCGGCCCTCGGCGTCGCGCAGACCCGCCAGGTCCTGGACCTGGTACGCCGCCTGGCCGACCGCGGCCTCGGCGTCGTGCTGATCTCCCACAACATGACCGACGTCTTCGAGGTGGCCGACCGGATCACGGCGCTCTACCTCGGCCGCGTCGCCGCCGACGTCCCCACCAAGGACGTCACCCACAGCCAGGTCGTCGAGCTCATCACCGCCGGCCGGTCCGGTGACCTCGGCATCACCAACGTCGCGACCGCCACGATCTGA